The Fictibacillus arsenicus genome contains a region encoding:
- the efp gene encoding elongation factor P produces the protein MISVNDFKTGLTIEVDGGIWQVLEFQHVKPGKGAAFVRSKLRNLRTGGIQEKTFRGGEKVSKAHIENRKMQYLYASGDTHTFMDNESYEQIELPASQIEYELKYLLENMTVQIMTYQGETIGVELPNTVELVVAETEPGIKGDTASGGTKPATLETGLIVQVPFFVNQGDKLVIDTRNGAYVSRA, from the coding sequence ATGATTTCAGTAAACGATTTTAAAACAGGCTTAACAATTGAAGTTGACGGAGGAATCTGGCAAGTTCTAGAATTCCAGCACGTAAAACCAGGAAAAGGTGCAGCTTTCGTACGTTCAAAACTACGCAACTTGCGAACTGGCGGAATTCAAGAAAAAACGTTCCGTGGCGGAGAGAAAGTATCTAAAGCACACATTGAAAATCGTAAAATGCAATATCTTTATGCTTCAGGTGATACACACACATTCATGGACAATGAATCTTACGAACAGATTGAACTTCCTGCATCTCAAATTGAGTACGAACTAAAATACTTGTTAGAGAACATGACAGTTCAAATCATGACATACCAAGGTGAAACAATCGGAGTTGAGCTTCCGAACACAGTTGAATTAGTTGTTGCTGAAACAGAGCCCGGAATTAAAGGTGATACTGCTTCAGGCGGTACAAAGCCGGCTACCCTTGAAACTGGTTTGATTGTCCAAGTGCCTTTCTTTGTTAACCAAGGCGACAAGCTTGTGATTGATACTAGAAATGGAGCATATGTTTCACGCGCATAA
- a CDS encoding M24 family metallopeptidase yields the protein MDRVERARQLFESFDIDALLVTSSSNRFYLSGFKGSSGVLLITKNDAILVTDFRYKTQAAEQAKGYRVVMHTAPIPEEVAKLANELSIKKLGFEQDDVTFSTYRTYDNQLNKAETKLVPVTGLVEKLRLIKDESEIKIVKDAASIADAAFSHIIEFIRPGLTEREVSNELEFFMRKNGAISSSFDIIVASGYRSALPHGVASDKTIETGELVTLDFGAYYKGYCSDITRTVAIGNVSDELKEIYQVVYDAQMLGMKGIKPGMTGKEADALTRDYIASKGYGDYFGHSTGHGIGLDVHEGPALSVKSDTVLEPGMLVTVEPGIYISGLGGVRIEDDALITKDGNESLTHSTKSLITIS from the coding sequence ATGGATCGTGTAGAAAGAGCAAGACAATTATTTGAGAGCTTCGATATTGATGCATTACTAGTGACTTCTTCTTCAAACCGGTTCTATTTAAGCGGTTTTAAAGGCAGTTCAGGGGTGCTTCTTATTACAAAAAATGACGCTATTTTGGTAACGGACTTTAGGTATAAGACACAAGCCGCGGAACAAGCAAAAGGGTACCGTGTAGTTATGCACACGGCTCCTATTCCAGAAGAAGTTGCTAAATTAGCAAACGAGCTATCTATTAAAAAACTAGGATTTGAACAAGATGATGTTACTTTCTCTACATATCGTACATATGACAACCAGTTAAATAAAGCGGAAACAAAGCTCGTTCCTGTTACAGGATTAGTGGAAAAGTTGCGCTTGATAAAGGATGAATCAGAGATTAAGATAGTAAAGGATGCCGCGTCTATTGCTGATGCCGCTTTTTCACATATTATCGAGTTTATACGTCCTGGTTTGACTGAACGGGAAGTTTCAAATGAACTTGAATTTTTTATGAGGAAAAACGGAGCAATCTCTTCATCATTTGATATCATAGTGGCTTCGGGTTATCGTTCAGCTCTGCCGCATGGTGTAGCATCAGATAAAACGATTGAGACTGGTGAATTAGTAACATTGGATTTTGGTGCATACTACAAAGGTTATTGTTCAGATATTACACGTACCGTGGCCATTGGCAATGTATCAGATGAACTAAAGGAAATTTATCAAGTTGTTTATGATGCACAAATGCTTGGCATGAAAGGTATTAAACCAGGAATGACAGGTAAAGAAGCAGATGCGTTAACAAGAGATTATATAGCTTCTAAAGGTTATGGAGATTATTTTGGACATTCGACAGGTCATGGAATCGGGTTAGATGTTCACGAAGGACCTGCTTTGTCAGTTAAATCTGATACAGTCCTAGAACCAGGCATGCTTGTTACAGTCGAGCCTGGAATCTATATTTCAGGTCTTGGCGGAGTAAGAATTGAAGACGATGCCCTTATAACTAAAGATGGTAATGAATCACTTACCCACTCTACAAAGTCTCTTATAACGATAAGTTAA
- the aroQ gene encoding type II 3-dehydroquinate dehydratase produces the protein MDCKKSILIINGPNLNRLGKREPGIYGAKTLDDLQLELEKTASELSFHVSFYQSNSEGEIIDYIHESSGNHEGIVLNAGAYTHYSYAIRDAIASVDVPVIEVHLSNVHAREEFRRESVIAPVTIGQISGFGFESYKLALQAFSNNVKLGE, from the coding sequence ATGGACTGCAAAAAGTCTATTCTTATTATTAACGGTCCTAACTTAAATCGTTTAGGAAAACGGGAACCAGGAATTTACGGTGCGAAAACATTAGACGATCTTCAGTTAGAACTGGAAAAAACAGCTTCTGAGCTTTCCTTTCATGTCTCATTTTATCAGAGCAATTCAGAGGGAGAAATTATCGACTACATACATGAATCTTCCGGTAATCATGAGGGAATCGTTTTAAACGCAGGGGCTTATACTCATTATAGTTATGCGATTAGAGACGCTATTGCCAGTGTGGATGTCCCTGTAATTGAAGTTCATTTATCAAACGTACATGCTAGAGAGGAATTTCGCCGGGAATCTGTAATAGCTCCTGTTACAATCGGACAAATATCAGGTTTTGGATTTGAAAGCTATAAACTTGCACTGCAGGCTTTCAGCAACAATGTTAAATTGGGGGAATGA
- a CDS encoding YqhR family membrane protein, whose amino-acid sequence MDDKQLEQNKQESQSSFMSRVVGVGFFGGLIWASFGFIAYYLNFSKVGPALVLAPWALGKWKSQWIGQLISILIIALLSILVAIGYRYAFAKIKSMWGGIVFGAALWGIVFYLLHPIFPGLEPINTIGKNTITTTLCIYILYGVFIGYSISFEYRERFGEAQDKKQSAQSS is encoded by the coding sequence ATGGACGATAAACAATTAGAGCAAAACAAACAAGAATCACAATCTTCGTTTATGAGCAGAGTTGTGGGAGTAGGTTTTTTTGGAGGACTGATTTGGGCTTCATTTGGTTTCATTGCATACTACTTGAATTTTTCTAAGGTAGGTCCAGCACTCGTATTGGCACCATGGGCATTAGGGAAATGGAAATCTCAATGGATCGGACAGCTTATCAGTATTCTGATTATTGCGTTGCTCTCTATCTTAGTGGCGATCGGGTATCGTTACGCTTTTGCAAAAATTAAATCCATGTGGGGCGGAATTGTCTTTGGAGCTGCATTATGGGGCATTGTGTTTTATTTGCTTCATCCCATCTTTCCAGGTTTGGAGCCGATAAACACAATTGGAAAAAATACAATTACAACAACACTCTGTATATATATATTATATGGTGTTTTTATAGGGTATTCTATTTCATTTGAATATAGAGAACGATTCGGTGAGGCTCAGGATAAGAAGCAGTCTGCACAAAGTTCGTAA
- a CDS encoding DUF1385 domain-containing protein, whose translation MTKEKKPVYGGQAVLEGVMFAGRHTYVTAIRRNDDSIEYFELKKKPAPVLAKLKKIPFVRGFIAIIEASMNGTQHLNFSAERFGVNPGEEQAEAEEEKPSKFTFFFSLAIIGVLSFLFGKFVFTLVPVFLAEAFRFIVPGHLGQNLLEGLFKFIFLLSYIYFVSLTPAIKRVFMYHGAEHKVINTYEAGDELTVENVKRHSRLHYRCGSSFILFTVLVGMVIYYFVPSDVLWQRILSRLALIPVVLGVSFEVLQLTNKLRDVPVLRYLGYPGLWLQLLTTKEPDEKQIEVSILSFNEMLKRDASYESEKQQNQIV comes from the coding sequence ATGACAAAAGAGAAAAAACCCGTTTACGGCGGTCAAGCTGTACTAGAAGGGGTTATGTTTGCCGGAAGACACACATATGTCACGGCAATTAGAAGAAACGATGATTCAATCGAGTATTTTGAACTTAAAAAGAAACCAGCTCCTGTGTTAGCAAAGCTTAAAAAGATCCCTTTTGTAAGGGGCTTTATCGCTATTATAGAAGCAAGTATGAACGGTACGCAGCACTTGAATTTTTCCGCTGAACGATTTGGTGTCAATCCTGGTGAAGAACAGGCAGAAGCAGAAGAGGAAAAACCTTCGAAATTTACTTTTTTCTTTAGCTTGGCGATAATCGGTGTCCTATCATTTCTGTTCGGAAAATTCGTGTTTACACTGGTTCCAGTATTCTTAGCAGAAGCTTTTCGTTTTATTGTTCCAGGTCATCTTGGGCAAAATCTTTTAGAAGGTTTGTTTAAGTTTATCTTCTTACTAAGCTATATTTATTTTGTTTCATTAACCCCCGCAATTAAGAGGGTTTTTATGTATCACGGTGCCGAGCACAAAGTGATTAATACTTATGAAGCTGGGGATGAACTTACTGTCGAAAATGTTAAACGGCACTCACGGCTTCATTACCGCTGTGGCAGCAGTTTTATCCTGTTTACAGTACTTGTTGGAATGGTGATCTATTATTTTGTACCATCTGACGTACTTTGGCAAAGAATTTTATCCAGACTTGCGCTTATTCCTGTCGTTTTAGGGGTATCTTTTGAAGTATTACAGCTGACAAACAAATTAAGAGACGTTCCAGTACTCCGATATTTAGGATATCCGGGACTTTGGCTGCAATTACTGACAACAAAAGAACCTGACGAAAAACAAATAGAAGTTTCTATACTATCTTTTAATGAAATGCTTAAACGTGACGCATCCTATGAAAGTGAGAAACAGCAAAATCAAATTGTTTAA
- a CDS encoding SA1362 family protein, with product MQQNSRRLHPIIWFVISLAVVGILYQLITSPRQLFTTLLIGAAVVAVFYFIFRRTSSGVNGKYRKAVKQSKKRYGSNQKPSKTSPLFTNKKVKNTAQKKRAREHHLTVIEGKKNKKKNRASF from the coding sequence TTGCAACAGAATAGCAGAAGATTGCATCCTATCATTTGGTTTGTCATTTCACTGGCTGTTGTCGGAATCCTATATCAACTGATCACTTCACCTCGCCAACTATTTACAACCCTTCTGATCGGAGCAGCAGTGGTCGCCGTTTTTTACTTTATATTTCGCAGAACTTCATCAGGAGTAAACGGCAAATATAGAAAAGCAGTAAAACAATCAAAAAAACGGTATGGTTCCAATCAGAAGCCTTCAAAAACTTCGCCGTTATTTACAAACAAGAAAGTTAAAAATACAGCTCAGAAAAAACGCGCAAGAGAACATCACTTAACTGTTATTGAAGGGAAAAAGAACAAGAAAAAAAATCGAGCCTCCTTTTAA
- a CDS encoding patatin-like phospholipase family protein has protein sequence MRIDGVFSGGGIKALSLIGAVEAAEHRGLSFERVAGTSAGALMAALVKAGYKADEMKRIIDTLDFKKFLDTSKVPIPFMNWLKLYWKLGLFKGDYLENWVATLLANRGIVTFADIPYGSLKIIASDITRGRLIVLPDDLEEYGLLPERFPIARAVRMSCSLPYFFYPIKLFNRVGQKSYIVDGGVLSNFPMWLFQRKDRVPIRPVLGFQLSSYINDHIPTHQVKNAVQLFKALFETMMQAHDNRYIDSHDARDIIFMPVKHVSVIDFQLSAEAKNELYQFGYDRAEHFLQSWIAGKSYPHPAYKNRA, from the coding sequence ATGCGAATAGACGGCGTATTTTCAGGTGGAGGAATTAAAGCTCTCTCGTTGATCGGTGCGGTTGAGGCTGCAGAACACAGAGGACTTTCTTTTGAAAGGGTAGCGGGGACAAGTGCCGGTGCGTTAATGGCAGCTTTAGTAAAAGCCGGGTATAAAGCTGATGAAATGAAAAGGATTATTGATACACTTGATTTTAAAAAGTTCTTGGACACAAGTAAGGTTCCCATTCCGTTTATGAACTGGTTAAAGCTTTATTGGAAACTAGGTCTGTTTAAAGGAGATTATTTAGAAAATTGGGTGGCAACCCTTTTGGCTAACCGGGGAATCGTAACGTTTGCTGATATTCCTTATGGAAGTTTAAAGATTATCGCATCAGATATAACCCGTGGGAGACTTATTGTTCTTCCGGATGATCTTGAAGAATACGGTTTGCTTCCAGAACGGTTTCCAATAGCCAGGGCTGTTCGGATGAGCTGCAGCCTTCCTTACTTCTTTTATCCTATTAAGCTGTTCAATCGGGTTGGACAAAAAAGCTATATTGTCGATGGCGGTGTCTTGAGTAATTTTCCGATGTGGCTTTTTCAAAGAAAAGACCGGGTGCCAATACGCCCTGTGCTAGGTTTTCAGCTCAGTTCCTATATCAATGATCATATTCCGACACATCAGGTTAAGAATGCAGTACAGCTTTTTAAAGCTTTGTTTGAAACCATGATGCAAGCACATGATAATCGCTACATTGATTCACACGATGCGAGAGATATTATATTTATGCCTGTTAAACATGTATCAGTTATCGACTTTCAGTTGTCTGCTGAAGCGAAAAATGAACTCTATCAGTTTGGGTATGACAGGGCAGAACACTTTCTGCAGAGCTGGATCGCAGGAAAATCATATCCGCATCCTGCATACAAAAATCGAGCCTGA
- the mntR gene encoding transcriptional regulator MntR, whose translation MEDYIERIYALIEEKGYARVSDLAENLEVHPSSVTKMIQKLDKGKYVVYEKYRGFVLTPNGKKLGKRLVYRHELLEEFLKVIGVDEENIFQDVEGIEHHLSWNAIDRIGDLVQFFEEDKDRLNELREVQAKNEEQGQS comes from the coding sequence ATGGAAGATTATATTGAACGCATCTATGCCCTAATAGAAGAGAAAGGATATGCAAGAGTATCAGATCTTGCAGAAAACCTTGAGGTACATCCCTCTTCTGTAACCAAAATGATTCAGAAACTCGACAAAGGCAAGTATGTCGTTTATGAAAAATACAGAGGCTTTGTTTTAACGCCGAATGGAAAAAAACTAGGTAAGCGTTTAGTATACAGACATGAATTATTAGAAGAATTTTTGAAGGTAATCGGGGTAGATGAGGAAAACATCTTTCAAGATGTTGAAGGAATCGAGCACCACTTAAGCTGGAACGCTATTGATCGGATAGGAGATCTCGTGCAATTCTTTGAAGAAGACAAAGATCGCCTGAATGAATTAAGAGAAGTGCAAGCTAAAAACGAAGAACAAGGACAATCATAA
- the splB gene encoding spore photoproduct lyase, whose protein sequence is MAGANKPFMPQLIYFEPRALEYPLGKELFDKFSKLEVEIRETTSHNQIRDLPGDNDFQKYRTAKSTLVVGIRKTLKFDTSKPSAEYAIPLATGCMGHCHYCYLQTTLGSKPYLRTYVNTDEIFAQAEKYMQERAPEVTRFEASCTSDIVGIDHLTHSLKKAIEFFGQTDLGRLRFTTKYHHVDHLLDANHQGRTRFRFSINSHYVIKNFELGTSPLEERINAAIKVAEAGYPLGFIVAPLYLHKDWEEGYKELFDILEAKLPKHLTNDLTFELIQHRFTKPAKRVIEKNYPKSKLEMNEEERKYKWGKYGIGKYVYQDDQATNLRETVENYINTMFPQAEIEYFT, encoded by the coding sequence ATGGCCGGTGCTAATAAACCGTTTATGCCACAGCTCATTTATTTTGAACCGCGTGCACTTGAATATCCATTAGGCAAAGAGCTTTTCGATAAGTTCAGTAAGCTCGAAGTTGAAATAAGAGAGACAACTTCACATAATCAAATACGTGACTTGCCTGGAGATAACGATTTTCAAAAGTACAGAACCGCAAAGTCAACGCTTGTTGTCGGTATTCGAAAAACTTTAAAATTTGATACGTCAAAACCGTCAGCTGAATATGCAATACCTCTTGCAACTGGATGTATGGGACATTGTCATTATTGTTATCTGCAAACCACCCTTGGCAGCAAGCCTTATTTAAGAACTTATGTAAACACAGACGAAATCTTTGCTCAGGCTGAAAAGTATATGCAGGAAAGAGCACCAGAGGTTACGCGGTTTGAGGCGTCATGTACATCAGATATCGTTGGAATTGATCACCTTACCCACTCTCTGAAAAAAGCGATTGAATTTTTTGGTCAAACGGACTTAGGAAGACTTCGTTTCACAACGAAATATCATCATGTTGATCATTTGCTGGACGCCAATCATCAAGGACGGACAAGGTTTCGATTTAGTATTAATTCACATTATGTAATCAAAAACTTTGAATTAGGCACAAGCCCATTAGAGGAAAGAATCAATGCTGCCATAAAAGTAGCTGAAGCCGGATACCCATTAGGTTTTATTGTGGCACCGCTTTATCTTCATAAGGATTGGGAAGAGGGGTATAAAGAGCTTTTTGATATATTAGAGGCTAAGCTCCCAAAACATTTAACAAACGATTTAACTTTTGAACTGATTCAGCACCGTTTTACAAAGCCCGCCAAAAGGGTAATCGAAAAAAATTATCCGAAAAGCAAGCTCGAAATGAACGAGGAAGAACGTAAATACAAGTGGGGCAAATATGGAATAGGCAAGTATGTGTATCAAGACGATCAAGCCACAAATCTGCGAGAGACGGTAGAAAATTATATTAATACCATGTTTCCGCAAGCCGAGATTGAGTATTTTACGTAA
- a CDS encoding restriction endonuclease — protein sequence MLSYRDLLNIYKKQMPCSFHFTIQEWINSPETTINKTLKGKLNPHLSLKHNTDTKKLIGRHTKKLWESNSLSKQRMIEGLRKSGLTQKGKIKVPRVERLCVVCGDKFKCLKTSKSKHCKQKCAAKMNIQRATKQYVYNRQQVKNEIKSFVIEWAKENKELVINTPYNKIKTNLAPLMHHIQLNFGVKDFRVISASIFGEDKGRKKFLEFMKDTISNSEKIC from the coding sequence TTGTTATCATATAGAGACCTTTTAAATATTTATAAGAAACAAATGCCATGTTCATTCCACTTTACTATCCAAGAGTGGATCAATTCACCAGAAACAACTATTAATAAAACACTCAAAGGCAAACTAAATCCTCATTTATCTCTCAAACATAATACTGATACGAAAAAACTAATTGGTAGACACACTAAAAAGCTGTGGGAGTCAAATAGTCTTTCAAAACAAAGAATGATTGAGGGATTAAGAAAAAGTGGACTAACACAAAAAGGGAAAATAAAGGTGCCTAGAGTAGAAAGATTATGTGTTGTATGTGGCGATAAATTCAAATGTCTGAAAACTTCTAAAAGTAAACATTGTAAACAAAAATGTGCTGCAAAAATGAATATACAAAGGGCAACAAAACAGTACGTATACAATCGTCAACAAGTAAAAAATGAGATTAAATCCTTTGTTATAGAATGGGCAAAAGAAAATAAAGAATTAGTAATTAATACACCATATAATAAGATTAAAACAAATCTTGCCCCTTTAATGCATCACATACAATTAAATTTTGGAGTTAAAGACTTTAGAGTTATTTCTGCATCAATATTTGGTGAAGATAAAGGCAGAAAAAAGTTTCTTGAATTCATGAAAGATACCATTTCTAATAGTGAAAAGATATGCTGA